AGCATTTTTAAAAGCACATCGCTTACGACAGCCGCCAAAGGGCTTAGTATTTCATAGCGATAGAGGTTCGCAATACACGAGTAAACGCTTTAGAAGCCTATTAAAACGGCTTGATTGCCGCTCTAGCATGGGTGACGTCGGTGCGTGTTGGGATAATGCCGTGGTTGAAAGGTTCTTCGGCAGTTTAAAACATGATTGGTTGTTCAAGGTAGCACAACCAACAAGAGAGCATATGAAGCAAGATGTTGCGGCCTATGTGAAATATTACAATCTGGAGCGATTACATTCGTCGAATGGCGACCAATCACCCATTGAGTATGAAAACTCCTTTAGGAAAGTGTCCGGTTGGACTTGACCAGAACAAACGTAATCTTGTCGATGAAAAGAAACGCGTTGTGGTCGATCAATTACGGAGCCTTAAACGTGCCGATGCCGACCATTTAATGACTCAGCTGAACGCGTTGTATTTCGTCTACTTTGAACCTGCGGTAACGGATCTTGACGCATTGCGTCTGAACGAAACACTCGATATTGAGATCAGCCGTCGTTATTGGTTGTCATTGCCTCCCAGGCCACGGCATATTATTGTGGTCAGTGCCAACCGACGCACTCCTTCAATATTGGCACAACAACCCAACGCTGATTTATCCTATTACCTAAAGCAGATTCCCCATGCCAAAGACGATCAATCCGTGTGGGTGATACAACCTGACCGAAAGGTTTACACAGTTAATAAAGATGAATGGCTAGATAAGCGGGTATTTTTAGCGCCAGGTGCTACTGTATTTTTGGGCCTAAGAGATTTGCCTGTACTCTATAAGAACCTTAACCAACAAATCGCTCATTTACTGTCTCATCGTTTAGGGCCGTGACAATTTGACTAGCTGTCTTTTTGGAGCTGGCTAGCTTTTCAGTTGCGTTTTATTGCGGATAAAGCTCATACGCTCTTGGGAAAGTCGTACGGTTTTGGCAATGTATTTACGCTGTTTAAAGGCTTTGGTTTGAGCCGTTTGTTGCGCAAAACGCACGAGATGCCTGATGAGTTTCTCACTGATTGAGTGCTGAATAAGGCGCTTTGCCAACCAGTGCAAAGGACGTTGCCACCAGGTGAGGCTTTGAAACAAAGGGTCTTCTAGGCTCAACAATGGAAAAGCACAACCTGGATTGCCTTGTCGACCGGCACGACCGAACAATTGCCAGTCGATACGCGATGAATCATGGGGTTCGTACATAATGACTTGCAATCCGCCTAAGGCAAGCACGTCTTTTGTCACCGGTATATCGGTGCCACGCCCTGCCATGTTGGTAGACAAGGTAATTTTATGCATTTCACCTGCTGTCGCCACAATCTCTGCTTCTTGTGCAAGGCGTTTGGCATTGAGTACATTGAACTCGAAGCCCGCTTCTTGAAGAATAATGTCTAATTGCTCTGTGTCTCTAATACGTCGAGTCCCTAATAAAATTGGCAAGCCCGACTGTTGTATCGTATGAATCAGCTGGATTAAAGCGCGGTTTTTATCCTCCTTTGAAGCGTAACACGCGTATTCTGCCACGTTAAGCTGCGTGGGTAATCGAGTGGGCATTTCTAATGTTTTGGTGCGATAGGTATGAAATAATTCTTGCTGTACATTTTGTAAAGTGCCGCTGGCGCCCGTGAGATGATGATAAGACTGGAAAAAATTCTGAAAGCTCATCTTCTCCAAGGTTTTACTCGGTGGCGTCAGCGGCACATTGACTCTGGCTTCGACCGCTTGGTGCAGCCCATAACTCCATGAACGACCATGCATCATCCGACCGGTAGATTCATCCACCAAAATCACTTCGTCGTCCACAATAACAAAATGCTCGTCGAGCTTAAAACGGTCTCTGGCTAATATGGCCTGGGAGACCAAGTCTTCTAGTCGACCACGATGGTGCCAAAGGGTCGGAAATTCTTCTGTCGCGTCTGTCAGTTTCTGATGGCCCGCTGGTGTGTATTGCACATCCCAATCTTCTTGCTGAAGTTTATAATCAAGGTCGGCCTCAAGACGATCAACAAACTCTTTGGCGATGCACACGGCTTGATGCAGTAAGCCATTTTCTTCTTGTGCCGAAATGATCAAGGGCGTCGTGGCGTCGTCTATTAAGATGGAATCGGCTTCATCGATGATCACATAATACAAACCACGCATTTGCAAAGAATGACCTCCGGCTTGCCAGTTGGTCAGCGCCATACGAGTACGACTGGCGAGACCGCCCAGCTTAATCACGTCGTTCAAATAATCCGCGAGCATCTGTTTCGCTGTACCGTATACGATATTGGCTTGATAACGCTGGGCTTTTTCATCAGGCTCAAGCTCTTGCTCGACAAAGCTAGCCATCACGCCTGATACGTCATATAAAGGCAGCATTTGCTCTCGGTCACGTTCAGCTAGGTAGTCGTTGGCGGTAATCACATGGCAGGGCTTTTGGCTCCAGCCAAATACCACAGACACTACGGCAATCGTTAACGTTTTGCCCTCTCCGGGCGCCAATTGCACCAGATACCCATCAATCATGGCTAATGCACAAGCAAGCTGTATTGGGTAAGGAGTCATACCAAGCTGTCGCTCACTGGAGACAACAATCCACGCCAAGGCTTGTTGGAGGTCTTCACGCTGAGAAACCAGTCGACCACGGCGAGCAAGCCCAGCAAAGGTGACTCTTTTCGCTTCAAAATCCGCTTCGTTAAGGGCCCGAAAAGTCTCCAGTTGAGCCGTTATTGAATGCCCTTCTTCTAAGTAGCGCTGCACCTGCGCCGCGTGGCCTTGACGATTTCGCCATAGGTGCCAGTAGCCGGCCAACATAGAGGGGGAATTAAGCGTCAGTCGGGGTTCAAAAAAAGCACTCATAGGTTAAATTTGGTACCGGCGTTGTAAAATTTGTAAGATCGCTTGTCGGGCTTGCCAAAAAATAGACTGCCACTGCAAATCGATTAACAACCACCCCGTCATGCCCTCTAATGCGAGTAAGGCGGGTTGATTCACTAAGTCAGACATGGGCACAACGATTTCAAAAAAAGGTTCTTGCGATACCATGTTGCCATTTCCATCCCGTTGCGCCATCACAGGCCCACCACTTGCCCAGCCTAATGCAGCGGACGGAAGTATGGTTTGACGAAATGGGTTCAGTTGCAATTGATTAATATTCAACGTGATATCGGCTTGCCCACTAAGGCGCAGCTCACTGTGAACACTGAGTGTCTGATCAAACAGATTCGACGCTTGCTCTTGGGTCACCACCGCAGAAAAACGCAAACTGGATAAGTCGTACAATACACCAACCTCATCGGACTGGTTGAAAAAAGCTCCTAGCTTATTTTTGAGCTGGGCAGGCATCCAAATGCCATCAAATGGGGCCACGACCGCCAGTTCCGCCAAGCGGTTACTCAGCTCATCGCGCTGCTCATTGAGCGCTGCTTGCTGCCTTAATAAGGCCAATTGACTGGCTTGATCATTGTCGAGCGCTTGCCTAATGCGCCACTCTACCTCAACAATTTGTTGCGTTGCTAAATGGTATTGGTGGTTCAGTTCAGGATTGGTAAAGCGCGCTAAGACATCGCCTTTTTGCACACGCACTCCGCTTGACATACTGGCTTCAACCAGATACCCGCCTGATCGTGTGAACATCTGGCTGCTATTAGACGCCTGTATCACGCCCGGCGCTTTAATATTATAGGGCACCGGCAAGAAGGAAATCACCGCCACAAGACCAAACAAAATACCACCACTGATGAACCAAGCTCGCCGACGGTTTTTACGCAGCTCACCGTTACTCGAAAGAAATTTGAGCAGCTTCCAAAGCGGCATCACGACCCACATGCCAAATGAAACGGTTAACATGGCGACACCCAGACCAATCCATAAATCCGCCGCATACAAGGTAATAATTAACACAATGGCCAAACGGTACAATAAGCTCGCTATACCATAGATGGTATACCAGACTCGCTCATACGTGTTATTGGAAGGCGACTCGGCTTTTTCTGTCCCCAAGACCCAACGATTAAGATAGTACAGCCATTGCTCGCCGCCTTTTTTATACAAGTTAGGTAAGTCGGTAATGTCTGACAAAATGTAATACGCATCAAATTTCAGCAAGGGGTTACCGTTGAACAACAAGCTCGATACTGACCCGATGATCATCACATTATAAGCGAGACTATTGAGCACGCCAGGGGCGGTTTTTGCCCATAGCATGGCGGCAAGAGCGGCGATAAACAGCTCGACGTACATACCCGCACCACCCACAATGGCACGCTGCCAACGGCTGCGTAACGACCACGTTTGAGTCGCATCTACATAAGGCAATGGCGTTAAAATAATGAACATGAGCCCTAGGGTATTTACCTGCCCACCAAAACATTTGATGGCGATGGCGTGCCCCATTTCATGGATAAACTTTAGCCCAAACAAACCCACATACAGTAATACGAGGTTATCCGGGGATAAAAAACCTTGCCCCTGATCCCGTAACTCTCCCCAATTCGATAACACGGTTTCAACACCAAAGCCGATAACAATCAGCCAAAGCAAAAAAGCGCCCTTGCTGAACAATGGGAAAAGCACACGGGCAAATGTCGATAACATGGCCTGTGGGTTCCAAATAGGAACTCGCAGGTACATAAAAGCCATGAGTTTAGTTAGGTGTTCTTGGCGAGTTTGCTTATTTTTTCGGTCTAAAATCGCGCTGTTGTCTGACTCAGAACGATAAAACAATAAGTTACTGTGGTGTAATTGCGACAGCACCTGGATCACTTCTTCCTGACCGGGAGCTTCTTCTGGGTAAGCCTCGATAAATTCTTGCCATACCTGCTCGATGGTTTTAGTCACTGTTAAGCGACTCAGAAAACGATACACGGTTTCTGGCACACGAAAAAACTTACCGGAGCAAGCGTCTTGTAGGACATACCAGATCAAACCACGATACAACTGCTTGTGTATTTTTGTTGTTGGAATAAGCGCAACTTTTAACTGTGCGACTTGATACCAACCTTCACTAAAGGTACTGGCCATGATATCACTCGTTCTCTGGGCTAATTATTATCAAACTCTCACCGCGACACACATAGCACCAAACACCTACCACCACAAAAGCAGTCTCAGCTGATTATACGATTTACGACCGAGTATCCAGTAAGGCGCGGCGTCCCCTTTATCGACTTTAGCCACCCCTGTCATGCCTGGGCGCCACCAGTTTTGCGGGGCTTCAAGCAGTTTTGCTTTGATTTGAAACGTGGCGCCTTTTTGCCCACCATCAACAGCAATAGGAATGATTTTCTCTACTTCAAACGCTAAAGGCGATAAGGGTTGACTGACCAACGCAAATTCGCCCCGATCACCCAATTCAATAAAGTGAATGTCGCGCTCATCGACTAAAAGTTGAAGGTAAATGTCTTCAATACGGGCGACCGTCATCAGAGCATCCCCTTTTCGAATGGGGGCACCAAGCAGATCTTTACGCTCGCCTTTAATAATAACGCCCGCAAACGGCGACGTAATATTTGTCTCCTCAAGCATGCGCTGAACGCGTGTGCTTCGAGCTTCAATCTGTGCACCACGAGCCTTAGCAATTTCTGTTTCAATGATGTCGTTACTGGCACGCGCCTTATCTTCTTCTGAAGCATAACGCTGGCGTTCAGCCGCCAGCTCGGTCAGCTGTAATAACAAATCCTGTTTTTCTAGCGTCAATAACGTCTGAGAACGCTCGACGCTGTCGCCTACCGTGGCCAATACGTCAATAACCAACCCATCTTGGGAAGCGTTTATCAACTGCGTTCGATCGGTCAAAAATTCTCCGTTGGATTCTACTCTGAAGCTCAATGAGCCAAAAACGAGCCACAACATCGCACTGCTTAGGACCACGGTGGCGACTTTTGTCCATAACCATTCGGGGCCAACTAAGGTTTCTAAAATGCGCCCTGTACGGCGCTTAAAGCGTTTCCACAGCCCGTCTTCTTTCACTTTTAAATCATCAAAACGACTGGACAGTAAACTCAACATAAAGGTCAATGAATGCACAACACCGGTGTCAATTAACCCCTTCATTTTAA
This region of Marinomonas sp. IMCC 4694 genomic DNA includes:
- a CDS encoding efflux RND transporter periplasmic adaptor subunit codes for the protein MAAVNINEFISRLRALRKRNFHSSPEVFWADFVNIAEVLCLAEGAHVFAITGTGKVALQAEVVAAEDSLGHPVSPLALPTECEWLPELVVRSVQNGFAAHHDKVPLQAKPHWLCFRLTTQQPRVLLLKIAEENHTRLGDIVLRAQLIADIANDRPETRSDSNNDSNDALSLLSIMPEIYAATPLALSAYALVNSLVSQCNDIDLAAIGWQKGEYIRIECISHFDRFEEKADLVKLYEAALEEAADQHSVLHLSHSSTTDGMIVLAHEQLRRELGCDDLATLVIFGNEGQPIGSVLIVKMKGLIDTGVVHSLTFMLSLLSSRFDDLKVKEDGLWKRFKRRTGRILETLVGPEWLWTKVATVVLSSAMLWLVFGSLSFRVESNGEFLTDRTQLINASQDGLVIDVLATVGDSVERSQTLLTLEKQDLLLQLTELAAERQRYASEEDKARASNDIIETEIAKARGAQIEARSTRVQRMLEETNITSPFAGVIIKGERKDLLGAPIRKGDALMTVARIEDIYLQLLVDERDIHFIELGDRGEFALVSQPLSPLAFEVEKIIPIAVDGGQKGATFQIKAKLLEAPQNWWRPGMTGVAKVDKGDAAPYWILGRKSYNQLRLLLWW
- a CDS encoding helicase-related protein, which produces MSAFFEPRLTLNSPSMLAGYWHLWRNRQGHAAQVQRYLEEGHSITAQLETFRALNEADFEAKRVTFAGLARRGRLVSQREDLQQALAWIVVSSERQLGMTPYPIQLACALAMIDGYLVQLAPGEGKTLTIAVVSVVFGWSQKPCHVITANDYLAERDREQMLPLYDVSGVMASFVEQELEPDEKAQRYQANIVYGTAKQMLADYLNDVIKLGGLASRTRMALTNWQAGGHSLQMRGLYYVIIDEADSILIDDATTPLIISAQEENGLLHQAVCIAKEFVDRLEADLDYKLQQEDWDVQYTPAGHQKLTDATEEFPTLWHHRGRLEDLVSQAILARDRFKLDEHFVIVDDEVILVDESTGRMMHGRSWSYGLHQAVEARVNVPLTPPSKTLEKMSFQNFFQSYHHLTGASGTLQNVQQELFHTYRTKTLEMPTRLPTQLNVAEYACYASKEDKNRALIQLIHTIQQSGLPILLGTRRIRDTEQLDIILQEAGFEFNVLNAKRLAQEAEIVATAGEMHKITLSTNMAGRGTDIPVTKDVLALGGLQVIMYEPHDSSRIDWQLFGRAGRQGNPGCAFPLLSLEDPLFQSLTWWQRPLHWLAKRLIQHSISEKLIRHLVRFAQQTAQTKAFKQRKYIAKTVRLSQERMSFIRNKTQLKS
- a CDS encoding site-2 protease family protein, which produces MASTFSEGWYQVAQLKVALIPTTKIHKQLYRGLIWYVLQDACSGKFFRVPETVYRFLSRLTVTKTIEQVWQEFIEAYPEEAPGQEEVIQVLSQLHHSNLLFYRSESDNSAILDRKNKQTRQEHLTKLMAFMYLRVPIWNPQAMLSTFARVLFPLFSKGAFLLWLIVIGFGVETVLSNWGELRDQGQGFLSPDNLVLLYVGLFGLKFIHEMGHAIAIKCFGGQVNTLGLMFIILTPLPYVDATQTWSLRSRWQRAIVGGAGMYVELFIAALAAMLWAKTAPGVLNSLAYNVMIIGSVSSLLFNGNPLLKFDAYYILSDITDLPNLYKKGGEQWLYYLNRWVLGTEKAESPSNNTYERVWYTIYGIASLLYRLAIVLIITLYAADLWIGLGVAMLTVSFGMWVVMPLWKLLKFLSSNGELRKNRRRAWFISGGILFGLVAVISFLPVPYNIKAPGVIQASNSSQMFTRSGGYLVEASMSSGVRVQKGDVLARFTNPELNHQYHLATQQIVEVEWRIRQALDNDQASQLALLRQQAALNEQRDELSNRLAELAVVAPFDGIWMPAQLKNKLGAFFNQSDEVGVLYDLSSLRFSAVVTQEQASNLFDQTLSVHSELRLSGQADITLNINQLQLNPFRQTILPSAALGWASGGPVMAQRDGNGNMVSQEPFFEIVVPMSDLVNQPALLALEGMTGWLLIDLQWQSIFWQARQAILQILQRRYQI
- a CDS encoding integrase core domain-containing protein, whose amino-acid sequence is AFLKAHRLRQPPKGLVFHSDRGSQYTSKRFRSLLKRLDCRSSMGDVGACWDNAVVERFFGSLKHDWLFKVAQPTREHMKQDVAAYVKYYNLERLHSSNGDQSPIEYENSFRKVSGWT
- a CDS encoding capsule biosynthesis GfcC family protein, with product MKTPLGKCPVGLDQNKRNLVDEKKRVVVDQLRSLKRADADHLMTQLNALYFVYFEPAVTDLDALRLNETLDIEISRRYWLSLPPRPRHIIVVSANRRTPSILAQQPNADLSYYLKQIPHAKDDQSVWVIQPDRKVYTVNKDEWLDKRVFLAPGATVFLGLRDLPVLYKNLNQQIAHLLSHRLGP